The DNA region AAAGCCTCCTTTTTAATATCCTCATTTTCAGCCCCTCCCATAATCCCTAAATATGCTTTTATTACTGCCTCATGAAAAGCTGTTTCTTGAGGGCGTAATTTTATTGCCTCCTCTAATATGGCAGCTGCCCTTCCAACCTCGCCAGAATTTATATAGTCCAATCCATATCTATAATAAATTTCTGCTCTAAAAAATTGCAAAGAGAACTTTATACTGAAAATACTTACGAAGATACACAATATTAGAATAAATAATCTAGCCAAAGAAGAAAGAGAAACTTCCCATACAGAATCTTTCTTTTCCAGCTTAAAAAATATCATAATAAAGGCGGTCAATATCCAGAAGTATAGATAAGTCGCAGATAAACCAAAAAGAACAAGTCCCTGCACCAAAAAAGAGATCCATCCTGTAAGAGCTCCTAAGAAAAGAATTCTATTTTCGGGATTAATATGGTGGTAATTTTTAATACTATAGAAGAAAACACTCACTATGATAAAAATAAAGGAGAATAAACCAAAAAGACCTTGAGGAAAGAGTATATCTAAAAATTCATTATGCTCTCTATCAGGATATCCCTTTCCTCTATCATATCTTGCTAAATCTAAGGATTTGTAAGGGGTGAAATTAAAGGAAAAGGTTTCTGGACCTAATCCATATATTATTCTTGGCGATTTTAAAATCTTATCTTCAAAAAGTCTTACACTATCTCTCCAAGTCAAGACCCTTGGGTTTTGTTGAGTTACTCCGAGGCCAGCTCCTATACTTTCAAATCTCTCTTTAAGAGAAAATAACCCTACATCCTTTCTCTCAAGGTACAACTTTGTTTCACTGATATAAAAAATACCAACAGTAAAGCCTAAACCTAAAACTAAAGCCAAGGTTATTATCTTGTTTTTAGAAGTAAAGAATTTTTTCTCTTTCAACAACACAAAAGCGTAATAAAATATAATCCCAACCAAAAAAGCAACCCAAGCACCACGAGTATAACTTCCAAGAAGAACTAAAAAAGATAGTAAAAATAAAAAATAAAGAGAAATCTTCAAACATAAGTTTTTTACCTGATATATTAGAGCCAAAATAAGAGGCATCACCATTACCAAGAAGTGTCCCAAAAAATCAGCATGTCCCAAAGTGGAAATTATTCTTGATTCTGTTCTTACTCTCTCATACCAAGGCATTAATCTATACAGTTGCAATGCTCCAAAGAAGTCAACAACAACTGTAGTAATAACAATAGTCCAATAGAAATATCTTAATTCTGTATGAGTTTCTATAACATCGTAAAGAAGAAAAAAAGTAGCAAAATAGAAAAAATAAGTTAAAAATCCCATTTGTCTCATGTATGAACCAAAGAAACTCAAGTAGAAGTTAGTAGAAAATATGGTAGATAAACCCCAAGAGATTAAGAATAGAAAAATTCCAGCAGAAACAATTTTGGGAGGTAATCTCAATCTTTTATTTAAAATATACGTCCAAACAGCCCATAACAACAAAGCAAAGCTGCCCAATACTCTAATAAGGGTTACCTTAGGTATCTCAGATATATCGTGTAATTTAAGAAAAATAGGTTGTGCAATAGGAACTAAAAAGACCATTAAAAGCAAAAAAGCAAAAACAAACAATCTCAAATAATGATTTAATGTGATATCTTTATTATTCCTAATAACTCTTTTATTCATTTTTTTCCTACCCCTCAAGGATTTATTTATGACATGTCTATAAAGTCTAACAACCTTTAAAAAGCTTGTCAATTTTTATTCTAAATAATAAAATCATAATTAATCAAAAAAAACTCTTAAAAAGGAGGAGGAAAAATGAGCAAAATGCG from Dictyoglomus turgidum DSM 6724 includes:
- a CDS encoding tetratricopeptide repeat protein, which codes for MNKRVIRNNKDITLNHYLRLFVFAFLLLMVFLVPIAQPIFLKLHDISEIPKVTLIRVLGSFALLLWAVWTYILNKRLRLPPKIVSAGIFLFLISWGLSTIFSTNFYLSFFGSYMRQMGFLTYFFYFATFFLLYDVIETHTELRYFYWTIVITTVVVDFFGALQLYRLMPWYERVRTESRIISTLGHADFLGHFLVMVMPLILALIYQVKNLCLKISLYFLFLLSFLVLLGSYTRGAWVAFLVGIIFYYAFVLLKEKKFFTSKNKIITLALVLGLGFTVGIFYISETKLYLERKDVGLFSLKERFESIGAGLGVTQQNPRVLTWRDSVRLFEDKILKSPRIIYGLGPETFSFNFTPYKSLDLARYDRGKGYPDREHNEFLDILFPQGLFGLFSFIFIIVSVFFYSIKNYHHINPENRILFLGALTGWISFLVQGLVLFGLSATYLYFWILTAFIMIFFKLEKKDSVWEVSLSSLARLFILILCIFVSIFSIKFSLQFFRAEIYYRYGLDYINSGEVGRAAAILEEAIKLRPQETAFHEAVIKAYLGIMGGAENEDIKKEAFIKGESHIKGLLENAYYKSLTYNLVGAFYAQAYHYLGRKDETLIKKAEEYLNEALSYDRYCVPPMENLLKMYSTDLKNEEKALEIAERILEIDSYHVEAASYAAKFYFQEGDFEKAKEIYERLLSINPNDKNILFNLGLVMYRLGDLNKAEEYLLKSLNIDPTYSNALELLRVIYKQLGKEDKLKEIKIDERVYIQRGLEAYKNKDYNSAFDYFKKALELKPNSPEIMNNIGAVLFMSGRYDEAILWFKKALETKKDYVQAYGNLVYAYLQKGDLFSAEVVLNEGLKYAPNDANLRELKNKLEELKKERRQ